The following nucleotide sequence is from Meleagris gallopavo isolate NT-WF06-2002-E0010 breed Aviagen turkey brand Nicholas breeding stock unplaced genomic scaffold, Turkey_5.1 ChrUn_random_7180001881244, whole genome shotgun sequence.
CCCCCCAGACCCCACCAACCCCAATCCCATCCCCCCAACCTCAAATACCCTCCAAATCCTCCCACTCCAAggaccccaaccccaaccctcCCAGTCCCAAACCCCACAGACGTGTCCCCATGGAGGCTGTACCCCATACACGTGTCCCCATGGAGATGACCCCATGGAAGTGATGTCCCCACTGAGATGCCCCCATAGCGGTGGTGGGATCCCAATAGCGGTGTCAATGGAAGTGACATCCCCACAGAAATGTCCCCGCAGAAGACGTCCCCACTGAGGTGTCCCCATGGAAGTGGTGGCACCATAGAGATGTCAATGGAAGCGATGCTCCTGTAGAGACGTCCCCGTGAAGATGTCCCCATAgaggtgtccccatgtccccacaggGATGACCCCGTGGAGGTCATGTTCCCGTAGTCGGGTCCCCCTCGGGGCTGTCACCCCCCACTTATGGGGAGGGAACAGTGGGGGGgggatggggctgcagggggacgGTGGTGAGGAGCGGATGGGGGGCGATGGGGGGGGGTCGTATGGGGCAGCAGGACACCCCCTTACCCTCCGGTTACCTCACTGTGCCCCCGCACTTATGGGGAGGGGACAGTGGGGGCAACCCTTACCTCCCCATCCCCAAATCCCCCACGCGTGACTCGACCCCACGCGAGAACACTCAACTCCCCTCTCATTCCCCCTCACACCCCCGAAGCCCCACGGCCGCCCGTGGCCNNNNNNNNNNNNNNNNNNNNGGACCCCCCCGTCCCGGCGGTGCCCCCCCACTGGCGGGTGGGCGGTGGGAACGTGAGCGTGGGGACACGTGGACACGGGGAGGGGGCGTGGCCTGGGCTACGGGGGCGTGGCCTGTTCGTGTGGGGGCGTGGTCTGGTAAATGGAGGTGTGGCTTTGTGAGTGTGGGCGTGGCTTTTGTATGAACGGTGCGTGACGGGGGTGTGGTCTGGTAGTAGGCGTGGTTTCGTGACGGGTCCTTCCCGATGCCCCGCCCCCTTCAGCCTCACTCCGTTCCATGCGTTCTCCTCCCCACCCCGAACTCTCCGTCCTTCCCAGTCCATCCCAATCCATCCCATCCCAGTCTGTCGCAGCGCTGCCTGTTCACTtccagtccatcccagtccatcccagtctgTCGCAGCGCTGCCTGTTCTCTCCCTGTCCTTCCCAGTCCTGCATCCTCCCCCAGTCCTCTCGGTTCCTCCAGTCCTCCCAGTccccccagtccatcccagtatccccagtccatcccagtgcctcctATTCCTTCCCAATCCTCCATTCTCTCCCAGTCcccccagcccatcccagtgcccccccagtgcctcccagtccTCTCATTCCATCCATCTCCATTCTCCCAGCCTGGACTGGGAGGGGGGACACACAGAGGGGGCAGTGGTGCAGTGGGGGGAGAGGTGTGCAGAGACCCCCAGGTTGGTGCCATTGGGGGGGGATGGGGTGACACACACAGTGTTTGGGGTATGGGATGAGGCCCCTCCCCCACCCCAGGGACACCCCTGTGACCTCAGGGTGGGACGGGTGGCACCGGCCCCACACCCGCAATGGGAGCAGTGACACCCTGACCCCAACGGCCTCTCAACCTCAAATCCCCCCTACCCCAAACCCTCCAACTCCCTGGAACTCTCACCCCAAAGGCCCAACCCCAAAGACCCCCTGAATCCAAACCTTCCCAACTCCAAAACCCCAACATCAGCCCCTCCACCCCAAAACCCTCAACTCCCCTCAATCCCCACCCCAAACCTCCCCACCNNNNNNNNNNNNNNNNNNNNNNNNNNNNNNNNNNNNNNNNNNNNNNNNNNNNNNNNNNNNNNNNNNNNNNNNNNNNNNNNNNNNNNNNNNNNNNNNNNNNNNNNNNNNNNNNNNNNNNNNNNNNNNNNNNNNNNNNNNNNNNNNNNNNNNNNNNNNNNNNNNNNNNNNNNNNNNNNNNNNNNNNNNNNNNNNNNNNNNNNNNNNNNNNNNNNNNNNNNNNNNNNNNNNNNNNNNNNNNNNNNNNNNNNNNNNNNNNNNNNNNNNNNNNNNNNNNNNNNNNNNNNNNNNNNNNNNNNNNNNNNNNNNNNNNNNNNNNNNNNNNNNNNNNNNNNNNNNNNNNNNNNNNNNNNNNNNNNNNNNNNNNNNNNNNNNNNNNNNNNNNNNNNNNNNNNNNNNNNNNNNNNNNNNNNNNNNNNNNNNNNNNNNNNNNNNNNNNNNNNNNNNNNNNNNNNNNNNNGGCCCCGTTGTGAGGGGGGGCTGCGTGCCCCTCCTGGAGTGGCCGGGGCTCTGTCACAGTGTCCCCAGTCCTGCGGGTGTCCCCATCACTCCATGCCCGTCCTTCTgcgtccccacatcccccagccccacatcccccaaccccacatccccatctcCACGATGTCCCCACGTCCTTTGATCCCTTACCCTCACGTTCCCCAGCTCCATGTCCTCATATCCCCCATCCccttgtccccatgtcctctgACAgcatgtccccatgtcctccaTCCCCATGTCCTCATGTCCCGATTATCACCATGTCTCCATGTCCCCACCCCtccatccccacgtccccatgtccccaatgtcctCATGTCCTCTGACCCCATATCCTCATATTCCCCTTCTCCATGTCCCCACGTCCTCCTCTCCCCACGTCCCCAGTGTCTCTGTGTCCCCACGTCTCTCTGTGCCctgtcccatgtccccatcccgtGTCCCTCAGCCCCGTGTCTCCATGTCCCCCCTGCTGTGTCCTCATGGCCCCATGGCCCCATATCCAAACCTCAACCCCGCATCCCTACGTCCCCATGTCTCCACGTCCTCATTTCCCCATGTCTCCAGGGTATGGGTTAACTGAGCTATGGGTTAACCAGCCTGTGGGATAACCAGCCTGTGACTTACCTGGGCTGTGGGTTAACCAGGCTGCAATTTAATTTAGCTGTAGCTTAGCCAGGATATGGGTTAACCAGTTTATGGGTTACTTGGGCCGCGCTTTAACCAGGCTATGGATTAACTAAGATATGAGTTAACCAGGCTGTGAGTTAATTAAGCTGTGGGTTAACCAGGCTGTGGGTTAACCAGGCTGTGAGTTAACTAACCAGGTTGTGGGTTAACCAGGCTGTGTGTTACCTGGGCTGCAGGTTGGGTGTGTGGGATTAACCAGGAGCGAAACCACAGATTAGTTACGCTGGATTAGCGGGGCTGCAGATTAGTCACGCTGGATTAACCAGGTTGGGATTAGCGGGGCCGCAGATTGGCTATGCCAGATTAATGGCGCTGTGGGGTCATCCTATGGGGTCAGAGAGTGGGTGGGAGTGTGGGAATGGGGTGTGGGTTATCGGGAGTGGGTTATCAGGTGTGGATTATCAGGTGTGGGTTATCAGGTGTGGATTATCCCAGGTGTGGGTTATCAGGTGTGGCTTTTAGGAGTGGTTTATGGGGTGTGGGTTATCTCAGCCATGGCTTATCAGGAGTGGGTTATGGGGTGTGGGTTATGGGGAGTGGGTTATCAGGTGTGGGTTATGGGGTGTGGGTTATCAGCTGTGGGTTATGGCTTGCAGTTTATCAGGTGCAGGCTATCGAGTGTGGGTTACCTGGGTTAATTGCCTGCAGTTAATTGGGGGTGGGGATAACGAGGCTGCATTACCAGTGCTGTGGGCTCTCCGCTGCACATCGGGGCTGCGCTTCCCTGCTGCCCTTATCCACCCCATGGGTTACCCCCCACCCATGGGTTACCCCCCACCCATGGGTTACCCCCCACCCGTAGCCCTCCGGATGAGCTCCCTCTCCCATCGCCCTTCCTTGGAGGTGGCAGGTTTGACAAGAAGCCcaaaaagggcttttttttttcttcccccctgcTGGGTGGGGATGGGTCACGTGGAGGTTCCGCAGTTCTGGTGCAGCGCTggaggggaaactgaggcactgaTGGCTGCGTGGTCCTGAGGGGCGTCCCTGCATTTCCCAAATCCTGCACGTATGGGGGTGGCGTGTGAAGACCCCCCCACCCCACAAAGATCCCCCGCTCCCAGGGAACCCCAAGTCCCACGGacccccccagccccatggACCCTCCAATCCCAAACCCAATGACCCCCCCTGAACCCCAGTGACCTCCCCATGGACCCCCCAGGCCCCAGGGATCCCTCCACCTTGAGGACATCTCCACTCTCAGGAACCCCCCCAACGCCACGAAACCCCCAATCCCAAggacccccccacccccaggACAACNNNNNNNNNNNNNNNNNNNNCCACCCCCAGAGACCCCCTCAGCCCCAGGGACTCCCCAACCTCAGAGACTCCCCTCAACACCAACCCCACGGACCCCCCAGCACCGAGGACCCCCCAACCTCATGGACCCCTGCGACCCCATGGACCTCTCCTCAATCCCACGGACCATCAACCCCCAGGAAACCCATAACCCCATGGACCCCCCACAACTCCCCCCAGCCCCAGGGACCCTACAGCTGTACCAAAATCTGGGGGCAACGTGGGGGTCCCAGGACAAGGGCAGAGGATCTGGTGGCGGGGGAGTGAAGGGGGAAGAGGTGACAGGGGGATGGGGGGGGACGGACAGTGGGCACATGGCTCTGAATCTTAACGAAGCGCTTCATCAAagccccattgtgccccattcAGGCCGCTCCTCCGGGGCGCACAATGGCCCCActgtccccgtgtccccccCCCTTCTCCGCCCGCCCTTGCacatccccccaccccccaacaGCCCTATGGGACTAACTTCATAGCGTCCCCGCTGctgccatccccatcccataGCTGTTACTTGGGGGTCCTGAGCACCTCATAACATCTACGTGGGGGTCCTGGGGATCCTATATCTCCTATATAACCCATAACGTGGGCACAGGGATCTCACGGACCCCATATTTCCTATACAGGAGTCCTGAATACCCCATAACCTCTGCATGGAGGTCCTGGGCATTCCCTATAGGGTCCCAGGGACCCTATGTGGGGGCACACATAGCCCTGGGGTTGGATTCCTGAGCACCCCGATGCCCTCTCATAGGGGTCCAGAGACCTCATAGCACCCCATAACCTCTATATAGATGTCCTGGGCACCCCAATGCCCTATAGGTCTCAGGGACCCCATATGGGGACACCCACAGCCCTGGAGCTTGGGGTCACTGAGTATGGGGGTCCTGAGCATCCCATAACCTCCACATGGGAGTCCTGTGCACCTTAGTTCCCTATAGGGTACAAGGGACCCCATAACTTCTACATAGGGGTACTGACCACCCCATAACCTTTACATAGGGGTCCTGGGCACCCACATTTCTGGGGTTGGGAGTCACTGAGTATGGGGGTCCTGAGCACCCCATGCCAACGGGACACAGCGAAGGGTGGGGTAGGGAGCGTGCATCCCTATAGCCCTACAGGATTGGGAGGGGGGAGGTGAGTCAGGAGGAGAGTTATGGGGTTGGGGTTAATGGGTAACTGAGCCGGGCTCCGCGCTGTGCCCCACGGCGCCGTACGTGCATGGGGAACAAGCAGTGCCATGTCACAGCCCGTGTCGGGGACATGTAGGGTGGCAGTAGGGCGGCctggggagggggaaaggggGGATTAAAGGGGGGTAAGAGTGCGGGAAGCCAAAAGAGAGGTTGTTGGGGTGCAGCCAAGGGGTTGCAGTGCTCCTATGGGGTTGGAGGAGGGGATTGGGGTCCTGAAGGGGTATGGGGACCTAAGAGGCGTGTGGGAACCGCAGAAGGGGTATCAGAAGAGGTACAGGGTTCAGGAACCCCCGGTGGGGGAATTGGGGTGCAGCCAGTGGATATAGGAACCCTATGGGGCTGGGAAGAGGAGGATGGGGTCCCAAAAGAGTATGGAGACACAAAGGGGGGTGTGAGGACCCCAGAAGAGGTATGGGGAGAGGTGTGGGGTGCAGGGACGCCCAGTGAGGATGTTGGGGTGCAGCCAATGGGGTACAGCAGTCCTTTAGAGTTGGGAAGAGGGGTGTGGGGACCCCAAGAGGAGTGTGGGGATGGTGGGGTGCAGGGAGACCAAAGGGAGCTATGGGGACCCCAAAGAGGGGGTGTAGGGATGGAGCCAAAGGGGTGTGGGGAGGTGGGAGTAAAGAGATGGGTATGGGGACCCCAGAAAGGGGTACGGGAAGAGATGGGGTGTAAGGACCCCTTAGAGGGGCGCATGGGGGTGGTGTGTGGTGGGGAATCCCAAAGAGAAGGGCATGGGGAAAAGGGGGGGGACAGAAGGGCTGCAGAACGTGGATGTCACCACCCGCCTCAGGCAGAGCGCTGGGACCTGTGGTGGCCCCAGGACACGTAGGGACGCAGGGTGTGAGTTGGCTTTGGGGGCATGGTGGCCCTGGGGTGGTGGCTTCGGGGGGACAGGTGGCTTTGAGGACAAATGATGGCTCTGGGGACACGGTGGCTTTGAGGACGGGTGGCTTTGGGGATGGGGTGACTTTGGGTACAGAGTGGCTTTGAGGACAGGTGGCGGCACAGTCCAGGCTGAGGTCCCCGCTGTGCCTCCGTCCCCTCCCCGGACCCCCACCAGGAGGTGACACAGCGGGAGCAGTGGCAGTGCCACCCGGGTGTCCGATCCCCCCCATCTCCCCCTTTTTTGGCCAACACGGCACCACCGGGCTCCAAGGGGACCCCCCATGGTGGCACCGCGTCCCCGGCACCGTGCCCTGCAGTGGGGCCAAACGCTGGCGGGGGCTGAAAGGGCCATTCTGTGCCGCGGGGACAGGGACGGGGACGGAAGCGCTGCCACCGACCATTTGTCACCTCCCATTCAtcccctccttcctcttcctcccgGCCTCATTCTGTCCCgtctcccctcctcctccttctctcctcctcctcctccccaggtCCTGTCCCCATAGAGGTGGAGGGGGCACAACTGGGGGACAGGGAGGAAAGAGGGACGGACGGACATACAGGTGAAGGGTGAGAGTATAAAAGGAGggacggacggacagacagaGGCACGAGTGGGCAGGCAAAGGTAGGGGGAGCGGACGGATGGGCAGACGGATGGAtaagggatggatggatggacgggCGGAAGGAGGAGGTGGTTTGGGTGGAggtggatggacagacagatggacGGGTGGGtaagggatggatggatggacaggcAGTCTGATAGGCAGACGGATGGACAGACAGGTGGACGAAGGGGATGGGTTGTGTCTGGATTGGCAgatggacagacggacggaTGGGTGGATAAGTGGTGGGTGGACAGATGGAGGCAATGTGTTGGATGGAGGCGGATGGACAGACAGGTGGACAAAGAAGTGGATGAACAGTGATGGTGGAGGTATGGGTGGACAGGAAGACGGACGGATGTTGGGATGGATGTGTCAATAGAGGGCTGGGCTGAAGGAGGGactgacagacagacagacgggCAGATGCTGCAGGAGTGGTGGGAGTGACAGCCCCCGCTGTCCCTGAGGTGCCACACGTCCCTCACTGCTGGAATGGCTCTGGGGTCCCCATTGTGCCCAGTGAGCTCCCAGCGCCGTCATCCCCTTCTTTCCCCCACATCCATCCTACCACCACAGCCCGTCCACCTCCACCCACCCATCCGTCCTACTCATCTTCCTCACCCATCCTCTCCACCCCCTCCACACCCCATCCATCCACCTTCTCCATCCACCCATCCGCCTTCGTTATTCATCGTACCCACCCATCCATCATCCCATCCATCCAATcaccatccatccatccatctgtccatcatccatctgtccatcctcccatccatccatccatccatccatccatctgtccatcatccatctgtccatcctcccatccatccatccatccatccatccatctgtccatcatCCATCTGTTcatcatccatccatccatccatccatccatccatccatccatccatcctcccATTCTCCCATCCAtctgtccgtccatccatccatccatccgtcctTCCATCTGTCCTCCCATCCAGTCCTCCACCCACCCAGTCCTTCCAGCCATGcacctttctgttttctccatcCATCTTGTCCACCCATTCTACCACCTTTCTCCGCCTTAGTCCTTCTCCACCCACCAGCCTTCTCCATCCCTCCAATCCATCCATCCTCCGCCCTTCTCCTCCACCCTGCACTCCTCTATTCCTCTCTGTCCCTCGCTATTCTCCATTCTTCACCCTTCTCCTTCACCCCCCACTTTTCTCCACccattcttcctccttctccatccatccatcatcTTCTTCTCCACCCCTGTCATTGTCTCCATCCATCTTCTCCatcctttccccttctccatccttctgttttctccatcCATCCAATCCATCCatctttcattcttcttcatcCAACCTTCTGTCTTCTCCATTCTCCAGCCTTCTCCATCTCTTCTCTATCCTTTGCTCTTCTCCTCCATCCTTCACTCTTCTCCATCCATCCAATCCTTCCACTCATCCAATCCTTCAATCCTTTCATCATCTCCATTCTTCTGTTATCATCCCATCCTTTGACTTTCTGCACCCATCCGACTTACCCAGCCTTCATTCTTCTTCATCCAACGTTCCGTCATCTCcatccttttcccttctccatccGTTCAATCCTTCCAACTTTCCCCTTTCTCCATCCATCCAATCCCTCCAACCTTCATTCATCTCTATCCATCCAATCCCTCCaatcttcattcttcttcctccAACCTTCCATCATCTCCAGTCTTCGCCCTTCTCCATCCATCCAATCCTTCCGTCCTTTTCCCTGCTCCATCCAATGAAAGTTGGATAACTTTCGTTCTTCTTCATCCACCCTTTTGTCATCTCCATCTTTCACTCTTCTTCATCCGTCCTTGGCCCTTCTCCATCCGTTCAGTCCTTCCAACTTTCCCCCTTCTCCATCCATCCAATCCATCCGACATTCATTCTTCCTCATCCAATCTCAAACTTTTGCTCTTCTTCATCCATCCAATCCTTCCGCCCTCCgttcctccccctcccccgAACACCCCCCATCTTTCTCCCCCTTTCCCCCTCCCTCAGcacctctctttctttccaccCCCCAGATGACGTCGGCCACCAAGGTGTATTACAGCCAGACCACGCAGACGGACAGCCGCCCTCTCATCGGCACGGCGCTGCGTCGACGCCGCGTCATGACCAAGGATGGCCGCAGCAACGTGCGCATGGAGCACATCGCCGACAAGCGCTTCCTGTACCTCAAGGACCTGTGGACCACCTTCATCGACATGCAGTGGCGGTACAAGCTGCTCCTCTTCTCCGCCACCTTTGCCGGCACCTGGTTCGCGTTCGGCGTCGTTTGGTACCTGGTGGCGGCGGTGCACGGCGACCTGCTGGAGTTCGAGCCGCCGGCCAACCACACGCCGTGCGTCATGCAGGTCCACACGCTGACCGGCgccttcctcttctccctggaGTCCCAAACCACCATCGGTTACGGCTTCCGCTACATCAGCGAGGAATGCCCGCTGGCCATCGTGCTGCTCATCACCCAGCTGGTCCTCACCACCATCATGGAGATCTTCATCACCGGGACCTTCCTGGCCAAGATCGCCCGGCCCAAAAAACGAGCGGAAACCATCAAGTTCAGCCAAAACGCCGTGGTGGCCCAACACGACGGCAAGACGTGCCTGATGATCCGCGTGGCCAACATGCGCAAGAGCCTCCTGATCGGCTGCCAGGTGACGGGCAAGCTGCTGCAGACCCACCTCACCAAGGAGGGCGAGAGCGTGCGGCTCAACCAGCTCAACGTGGACTTCCAGGTGGACACGTCGTCCGACAGCCCCTTCCTCATCCTGCCCCTCACCTTCTACCACGTGGTGGACGACGCCAGCCCCTTCCGCGACGCGGCGCTGCGGACGGGCGAGGGGGACTTTGAGCTGGTGGTCATCCTCAGCGGCACCGTGGAGTCCACCAGCGCCACGTGCCAGGTGCGCACCTCCTACCTCCCCGAGGAGATCCTCTGGGGCTACGAGTTCACCCCCGCCATCTCGCTGTCGGCCAGCGGGAAGTACGTGGCGGATTTCAGCCTCTTCGACCAAGTGGTGAAGGTGGCCGCCCCGTGCTGCGTCCGCGAGACCGTGAGGTTTGGGGACCCCGAGAAGGTGAAGCTGGAGGAGACGCTGCGGGAGGCGGCGGAGCGCGAGGGAGCGCCGCTCAGCGTCCGCATCAGCAACGTCTGAGCCACCGGCGGCCACCGATGCCACCACCAGCACTGGAGATGCCACCACCAGCACTGGAGATGATGCCACCAGCGCGGGGAGATGTCGCCGGCTCTGGAGATGTCACCACCAGCAGCCCTGGAGATGCCACCACTCGGGTGGGGAGATGCCACCGCCATCGGAGATCCCGCTACCAACCAGCCCTGGCGATGCCACTGCCAGCCCTGGTGATGCCACCACCAGCATGGGGAGATGCCACCAGCTCTGGAGATGTCACCACCAAGGCACAGAGATGCCACCATCAGGGCAAGGAGATGCCAGCACCACCGGAGATGTCACCAGCAGTCCTGGAAATGCCACCACCAGGGTGGGGAGATGCCACCACCACCAGAGATGTCACCACTAGCCCTGGAGATGCCACCACCAGGGTGGGGAGAtgcctccagccctgcagatCCCACTACCAGCCCTGAAGATGTCACCACCAGCCCTAGGGATGATGTCACCAGACAGGGAGATGCCACCGTCACTGGAAATGCCACCGCCGGTCCTGGAGGTGCCATCACCACCAGCACTGGAGATGCCACCAGTGCGGGGAGATGCCACCACCATGGCAGGAAGATGTCACCACCACCACTGGAGACACCACTACCAGCCAGCCATGCAGATGCCCCGACCACTGGAGATGCCTCCACCGGAGTGGGGAGATGCCACCAGCTCACCCCCCGTCTCCATCCCTCCTGAGTCACTGTCCTCCTCCTCTCCGTTCAGGGCTGCCCGGACCCCCGCTCGCTGCTGGGACCACCTCAGCCCATTCGGGGACAGCgttgtccccatccctgtccccaccCCCTAATGCTCTGCTAACGCCCTCCAGACCCCCCAGCCCCACCGAGAGACACaatgctgctgtccccacaacggggggtgggaggggggtTTCCAGGGGGGCACAAAGTCACCTCCAGCCCTTGGGGACACTCAGTGACAGTTTCCCAccaggaggagcagcacagctccacgCCAGCGGGGAGACTGAGGAAGAATCCCCACCCCCCaattcccagtgctgctgcccccAGAGCCGGGGCCCCCTCCCCACGCTGCTCCCCCCCTCCACTCCCCCCCACACCTGTGGGGTTGGGGACANNNNNNNNNNNNNNNNNNNNNNNNNNNNNNNNNNNNNNNNNNNNNNNNNNNNNNNNNNNNNNNNNNNNNNNNNNNNNNNNNNNNNNNNNNNNNNNNNNNNNNNNNNNNNNNNNNNNNNNNNNNNNNNNNNNNNNNNNNNNNNNNNNNNNNNNNNNNNNNNNNNNNNNNNNNNNNNNNNNNNNNNNNNNNNNNNNNNNNNNNNNNNNNNNNNNNNNNNNNNNNNNNNNNNNNNNNNNNNNNNNNNNNNNNNNNNNNNNNNNNNNNNNNNNNNNNNNNNNNNNNNNNNNNNNNNNNNNNNNNNNNNNNNNNNNNNNNNNNNNNNNNNNNNNNNNNNNNNNNNNNNNNNNNNNNNNNNNNNNNNNNNNNNNNNNNNNNNNNNNNNNNNNNNNNNNNNNNNNNNNNNNNNNNNNNNNN
It contains:
- the KCNJ10 gene encoding ATP-sensitive inward rectifier potassium channel 10, coding for MTSATKVYYSQTTQTDSRPLIGTALRRRRVMTKDGRSNVRMEHIADKRFLYLKDLWTTFIDMQWRYKLLLFSATFAGTWFAFGVVWYLVAAVHGDLLEFEPPANHTPCVMQVHTLTGAFLFSLESQTTIGYGFRYISEECPLAIVLLITQLVLTTIMEIFITGTFLAKIARPKKRAETIKFSQNAVVAQHDGKTCLMIRVANMRKSLLIGCQVTGKLLQTHLTKEGESVRLNQLNVDFQVDTSSDSPFLILPLTFYHVVDDASPFRDAALRTGEGDFELVVILSGTVESTSATCQVRTSYLPEEILWGYEFTPAISLSASGKYVADFSLFDQVVKVAAPCCVRETVRFGDPEKVKLEETLREAAEREGAPLSVRISNV